A single Paraburkholderia sp. D15 DNA region contains:
- a CDS encoding YadA-like family protein produces MNKSYISVWNDASGTWVAAPETARTYSGGGVSSSRAILSGSDAGSRSANPFRLALMPIAMAIGAAMLPGTAAAQATTGNGGLELCPAGVGGLGSSWGPLSSAVGFMNCTAPTQSGSGMSFSLNNAAADNGSWGYASDAITARVTGYDSGLLELQGKGGISMLDAVNMNGNKISSLANGNVSSGSADAVNGNQLYQYTRYFNANSPSGDASTDAQARGASSVASGPSSKAIGANSSAYGANAVALVSNSVALGANSVASRNDSVSVGYLSSDGKSQYTRQITNLTAGAAGTDAVNLDQLNAAIASVSGGSGVVPANAVTYDNSTSAQITLKGTKGTLITNLKAGDASSSWSTDAVNGSQLYSTNQNVANVANSVTIVSNNLANVTNVVNNIVNNGIAGNPLVVTYDSSARDAVTLGGVNGSAAVKLTHVAAGDISSLASTDAVNGGQLYQTNQNLHDLADNVGQIGTEIYKRGVKYFHANSALADSSAVGEESVAIGGLAVAQAKNSVALGSNALADRANTVSVGSSGAERQITNVAVATGDTDAVNLGQMNAAISNASIGSGGSPDAVIYDTSVHDKLTLGGASASAPVALTNVAPGQIVSGSRDAVNGGQLYNAASGLASALGAGATVNADGTIVAPGYKISGTTYGNVGDALDALNSAAGDLVGAAKYVKVISAANAAMASGAESIAIGGAAMATGDRALAIGAGASAGFANAVAIGVNAVADSANTVSFGGRGTEKRITHIANGINDTDAATIAQLNALQSQLVQGTPQSGGVKSMLLGAVVPVTNYIAVSPNVVGGTSTSASSDMNAMAIGPAAAATATNALSVGAGSSAGGGYSTSVGSGAGSASLNSTAIGAGATVGAFSNNSVVIGYNSRASSSNALAMGGFASATGTGSVAIGYGAFINSTATNGMALGMNSSVSAVNGVAIGYNAVADRTNAVSVGSSSKQNQITYVAAGTSNTDAVNVKQLSGVISAIGGGAAISSNGTITAPTFTVGGEDYNDVGSAIAAATASGSANSVQYDNTSHSKVTLGGTGATAPVTLSNVANGVANNDAVNVAQLQAMGATIGTSGVVTNSFVAYDDSTRSLITLKGAAGTGTKITNLAAGTVSATSTDAINGSQLYSTNANVANLTGNVTNVTNTVNNIVVNGGGIKYFHANSTLADSSATGTNAVAIGGAASATAANSVALGSNSLASRANAVSIGSAGSERQLINVANATNGTDAVNLSQLQAMGANVNSSGVVTNSFVAYDDTTKGKVTFGGVGATKAVTLSNVANGVANNDAVNVAQLQAMGATIGTSGTVTNSFVAYDDSARSLITLKGAAGTGTKITNLAAGTVSATSTDAINGSQLYSTNANVANLAGNVTNVTNTVNNIVVNGGGIKYFHANSTLADSSATGTNAVAIGGAASATAANSVALGSNSLASRANAVSIGSAGSERQLINVANATNGTDAVNLSQLQAMGANVNSSGVVTNSFVAYDDTTKGKVTFGGVGATKAVTLSNVANGIANNDAVNVAQLQAMGATIGTSGTVTNSFVAYDDTTLDAITLKGSTGTKITNLTAGALSATSKDAVNGSQLYATNQNVTNLTNTVNNIANGNSMKYLAFGALSDESTADTSAAGLDSIALGAGANASQNDNVAVGVGSNATGMASTALGWQTTASGANAVAVGTQSAAAGKSSTALGSGASASATNSVALGANSTATRANAVSIGASGSERQLINVANATNGTDAVNLSQLQAMGANVNSSGVVTNSFVAYDDTTKGKVTFGGTGSTKAVTLTNVAAGVASSDAVNLGQLKQMGVNVDTSGNVTNSFVAYDDTTQDSITLKGANGTKLTKLAAATLSASSTDAVNGSQLYSTNANVANVAGNVVNLTNTVNNIVVNGGGIKYFHVNSTLTDSSATGTNAVAIGGAANASGTNSVALGSNSVANRSNAVSIGAAGSERQLINVANGTNANDAVNLAQLKAMGANIDSSGVVTNSFVSYDDSTRNKVTFGGTGSTAPVALTNVAAGKVASTSNDAVNGSQLYGTAASIAAAMGGGQTVQTNGTLSAPSFDIGGTTYHDVGSALDAVDGQLDQINVNYATNLKYVKVVSTAGAAQASGAEAIAIGGNAMATGDRALAIGAGSSARYENSTAIGVNATTDAPNTVSVGARGAEMRITHVANGLDANDAVTMAQLSDLQKQLVQNTSQVNGVKSMLLGAAAPVTDYIKVSSVVTGGGFTTASNDLNAMAIGPMASATGVGALTVGAGSIAGSAGSTTVGSYAGSGSINSTSIGANATVGMMSDNSVSIGYMARSTAMNALALGSNTNATAAGAIAMGYAAYVAPTATNGMSFGMNSSVSAANSVAIGYGAVADRANTVSVGNSKQASQITNVAAGTQNTDAVNLGQMSAAIANVAGGGAPNAVVYDTSAHTSITLGSADAPVRIANVADGVANNDAVNVEQLKAMGATIGTSGNVTNAFVAYDDTTKSKITLGGVGSTTPVALTNLAAGQITSSSKDAINGAQLYNTASSAAAALGGGSTVGSDGKVSKPSYTLNGTTYNDVGAALVAAASTGGSGGSPDAVKYDTSLHDKLTLGNTGTPVLLTNVAPGQLTSNSRDAVNGAQLYNVASSTAAALGGGATVNTSGQISKPTYTLGGNTFNDVGSALAAVDAKATTGSVNGVVYDTSAHDMLTLGNAGTPVTIANVAAATSDDQAVNLKQLKEAGLKVDTAGNVINSFVSYDDSTRTTLTFNAGGAPTQLKNVAAGTDLTDAVNFGQMQSYVAQNAGSGGTANGVAYDDSTRSQVTLGGVGATTPVTLTNVAAGANATDAVNYSQFSSLQSQVNNLSNGGAGDTTYVNINAPSGGTAAVASGTDAIAIGNGAAATGAASIAIGKNTVTAGDNSVAMGMGATAPNANAVALGANSTTDRDNSVSVGSAGSTRQITNVAAGTQATDAVNLGQLNNALGSVNTSINNVDRNAAKGIASASALNIVTPYLPGRTTINAGIANYRGFQAVGLGVSRWNEKGTINYNLGVSSSGGNSTIVRAGIGIVLGN; encoded by the coding sequence ATGAACAAGTCGTATATCAGCGTCTGGAACGACGCATCGGGAACGTGGGTTGCCGCGCCCGAGACTGCCAGGACATATAGCGGTGGCGGCGTTTCGTCCTCCCGCGCGATCCTGTCCGGCAGCGATGCCGGATCTCGTTCGGCAAATCCTTTCAGGCTGGCGCTGATGCCGATCGCGATGGCGATCGGCGCGGCCATGCTGCCGGGCACCGCCGCGGCGCAGGCGACCACCGGCAACGGTGGGCTCGAACTGTGTCCGGCGGGCGTGGGCGGCCTGGGTTCCTCGTGGGGGCCGTTGTCGAGCGCCGTGGGCTTCATGAACTGCACCGCGCCGACGCAATCCGGCAGCGGCATGTCGTTCTCGCTGAACAACGCGGCGGCGGACAACGGCTCCTGGGGTTACGCGAGCGATGCCATCACGGCGCGCGTCACGGGCTACGACAGCGGTCTGCTCGAGTTGCAGGGCAAAGGCGGCATCTCGATGCTCGATGCCGTCAATATGAACGGCAACAAGATCAGCTCGCTGGCGAACGGCAACGTGTCGTCGGGTAGCGCGGATGCCGTGAACGGCAACCAGCTTTACCAGTACACGCGTTACTTCAATGCCAATTCGCCGTCGGGCGATGCGTCGACCGATGCGCAGGCGAGGGGCGCGAGCTCGGTGGCTTCCGGTCCGTCGTCGAAGGCGATCGGCGCGAACTCGAGTGCCTATGGTGCGAACGCGGTGGCCTTGGTGTCCAACTCCGTCGCGCTCGGCGCGAACTCGGTGGCAAGCCGTAACGACTCGGTGTCGGTCGGCTATCTGTCGTCGGACGGCAAATCGCAATACACGCGGCAGATCACCAACTTGACCGCGGGCGCCGCCGGCACGGATGCGGTCAACCTCGACCAGTTGAACGCGGCGATTGCCAGCGTGAGCGGCGGTAGCGGCGTGGTGCCGGCCAATGCCGTGACCTACGACAATTCGACTTCCGCGCAGATCACGCTCAAGGGCACGAAGGGCACGCTGATCACGAATCTGAAGGCCGGCGACGCTTCGTCGTCGTGGAGCACGGATGCGGTCAACGGTTCGCAGTTGTATTCGACGAACCAGAACGTCGCGAACGTAGCCAATAGCGTGACGATCGTGTCGAACAATCTGGCCAACGTGACGAACGTGGTCAACAACATCGTGAATAACGGCATTGCGGGCAATCCGCTGGTCGTGACGTACGACAGTTCCGCGCGCGATGCGGTGACGCTCGGCGGCGTGAACGGCAGCGCGGCGGTCAAGCTGACTCATGTCGCGGCCGGTGATATTTCGTCGCTCGCCAGCACCGACGCGGTGAACGGCGGCCAGTTGTATCAGACGAACCAGAACCTGCACGACCTCGCGGACAACGTCGGCCAGATCGGTACGGAAATCTATAAGCGCGGCGTCAAGTATTTCCACGCCAATTCCGCGCTGGCCGATTCGTCGGCGGTGGGCGAGGAATCGGTCGCGATCGGCGGTCTTGCCGTCGCACAGGCGAAAAACTCGGTGGCGCTCGGCTCGAATGCGCTGGCCGATCGCGCGAACACGGTGTCCGTGGGTTCGAGCGGCGCCGAGCGGCAGATCACCAACGTGGCCGTGGCAACCGGCGACACCGACGCGGTCAACCTTGGCCAGATGAACGCGGCGATCTCCAACGCGTCGATCGGTAGCGGCGGATCGCCCGACGCGGTGATCTACGACACGTCGGTCCACGACAAACTGACGCTGGGTGGTGCGTCGGCGTCGGCGCCGGTCGCGCTCACGAACGTCGCGCCGGGCCAGATCGTGTCGGGCAGCAGGGACGCAGTCAACGGCGGCCAGTTGTACAACGCGGCCAGCGGCCTGGCGTCGGCGCTGGGCGCCGGTGCAACGGTCAATGCAGACGGCACGATCGTCGCGCCGGGCTACAAGATCAGCGGCACCACGTACGGCAACGTCGGCGACGCCCTCGATGCACTCAACTCCGCGGCAGGCGACCTGGTCGGCGCGGCGAAATACGTGAAGGTCATCTCGGCGGCGAACGCAGCCATGGCAAGCGGCGCCGAGTCGATCGCGATCGGCGGCGCAGCGATGGCAACCGGCGACCGTGCACTGGCAATCGGTGCGGGTGCGAGCGCGGGTTTCGCCAATGCGGTGGCGATCGGCGTGAACGCCGTGGCGGACAGCGCGAATACCGTTTCGTTCGGCGGACGCGGCACGGAAAAGCGCATCACGCACATCGCGAACGGCATCAACGACACCGACGCGGCAACCATCGCTCAACTCAACGCGTTGCAGTCGCAACTCGTGCAAGGCACGCCGCAAAGCGGCGGCGTGAAATCGATGCTGCTCGGCGCGGTCGTGCCCGTGACCAACTACATTGCAGTGAGTCCGAACGTCGTCGGCGGCACGTCCACGTCCGCATCGAGCGATATGAACGCGATGGCGATCGGTCCGGCAGCCGCAGCCACCGCGACCAACGCGCTGAGTGTCGGTGCGGGTTCGTCGGCGGGCGGCGGCTATTCGACCTCGGTCGGCTCGGGCGCGGGCTCCGCGTCGCTGAACTCGACCGCGATCGGCGCCGGGGCAACCGTCGGCGCGTTTTCCAACAACTCGGTGGTCATCGGCTATAACTCGCGTGCCAGCTCGAGCAACGCGCTTGCCATGGGCGGCTTCGCCAGCGCGACGGGAACCGGTTCGGTCGCGATCGGCTATGGCGCCTTCATCAACTCGACGGCGACCAATGGTATGGCGCTCGGCATGAACTCGTCGGTCAGCGCCGTGAACGGCGTGGCGATCGGCTACAACGCCGTCGCGGACCGTACCAACGCGGTATCGGTAGGTAGCTCGAGCAAGCAAAATCAGATCACTTACGTGGCCGCAGGTACTTCCAATACGGACGCGGTCAACGTCAAGCAGTTGTCAGGCGTGATTTCGGCGATTGGCGGCGGTGCGGCGATCAGCTCGAACGGCACCATCACGGCACCCACTTTCACGGTTGGTGGTGAAGACTATAACGATGTCGGTTCGGCGATCGCCGCGGCGACGGCCAGCGGCTCGGCCAATTCCGTGCAGTACGACAACACGTCGCATAGCAAGGTGACCTTGGGCGGGACGGGCGCGACGGCGCCGGTGACGCTGTCGAATGTGGCCAACGGTGTGGCGAACAACGATGCGGTGAACGTGGCGCAGTTGCAGGCCATGGGCGCGACCATCGGAACGAGCGGCGTGGTGACGAACAGCTTCGTCGCGTATGACGACTCAACGCGTAGCCTGATTACGCTGAAAGGCGCTGCCGGCACCGGCACGAAGATCACGAATCTGGCCGCCGGCACGGTCTCGGCAACGAGCACGGACGCTATCAACGGCTCGCAACTGTATTCGACCAACGCGAACGTCGCGAACCTTACCGGCAACGTGACGAACGTGACCAACACGGTCAACAACATCGTCGTCAACGGTGGCGGCATCAAGTATTTCCATGCGAACTCGACGTTGGCCGATTCGTCGGCGACGGGCACGAACGCGGTGGCGATCGGCGGCGCGGCGAGCGCGACGGCGGCCAATTCCGTGGCGCTGGGTTCGAACTCGCTGGCAAGCCGCGCGAACGCGGTGTCGATCGGCTCGGCGGGTTCGGAGCGTCAGCTGATCAACGTGGCCAACGCGACGAACGGCACGGACGCGGTCAACCTGTCGCAGCTTCAGGCGATGGGCGCAAACGTCAACAGCAGTGGCGTGGTGACGAACAGCTTCGTCGCGTACGACGACACGACCAAGGGCAAGGTAACGTTCGGCGGTGTGGGCGCGACGAAAGCGGTGACGCTGTCGAATGTGGCCAACGGTGTGGCGAACAACGACGCGGTGAACGTGGCGCAATTGCAGGCCATGGGCGCAACGATCGGTACGAGCGGCACGGTGACGAACAGCTTCGTCGCGTATGACGACTCGGCGCGTAGCCTGATTACGCTGAAAGGCGCTGCCGGCACCGGCACGAAGATCACGAATCTGGCCGCCGGCACGGTCTCGGCAACGAGCACGGACGCGATCAACGGCTCGCAACTGTATTCGACCAACGCGAACGTCGCGAACCTTGCCGGCAACGTGACGAACGTGACCAACACGGTCAACAACATCGTCGTCAACGGTGGCGGCATCAAGTATTTCCATGCGAACTCGACGTTGGCCGATTCGTCGGCGACGGGCACGAACGCGGTGGCGATCGGCGGCGCGGCGAGCGCGACGGCGGCCAATTCGGTGGCGCTGGGTTCGAACTCGCTGGCAAGCCGCGCGAATGCGGTGTCGATCGGCTCGGCGGGTTCGGAGCGTCAGCTGATCAACGTGGCCAACGCGACGAATGGTACGGACGCGGTGAACCTGTCGCAGCTTCAGGCGATGGGCGCGAACGTCAACAGCAGCGGCGTGGTGACGAATAGCTTCGTCGCGTACGACGACACGACCAAAGGCAAGGTAACGTTCGGTGGCGTCGGTGCGACCAAGGCGGTGACGCTGTCGAACGTAGCCAACGGTATCGCAAACAACGATGCGGTGAACGTGGCGCAGTTGCAGGCCATGGGTGCGACCATCGGCACGAGCGGCACGGTGACGAACAGCTTCGTCGCGTATGACGACACGACGCTGGATGCGATCACGCTGAAGGGTTCGACGGGCACGAAAATCACGAATCTGACGGCGGGTGCGCTGTCGGCAACAAGCAAGGATGCCGTTAACGGTTCGCAGTTGTATGCGACGAACCAGAACGTGACGAACCTCACCAACACGGTGAACAACATCGCCAACGGCAATAGCATGAAGTACCTTGCCTTTGGTGCCTTGTCGGACGAGAGCACGGCGGATACATCGGCTGCCGGCCTCGACTCGATCGCGCTTGGCGCAGGCGCGAACGCTTCGCAGAACGACAACGTCGCGGTGGGTGTCGGTTCGAACGCGACCGGTATGGCAAGCACGGCGCTGGGCTGGCAAACCACGGCTAGCGGCGCCAACGCGGTGGCGGTCGGTACGCAGTCCGCGGCTGCCGGCAAATCCAGCACGGCGCTTGGCTCGGGTGCGAGCGCCAGCGCGACGAACTCCGTCGCATTGGGCGCGAATTCGACTGCCACCAGGGCGAACGCGGTGTCGATCGGCGCATCCGGCTCGGAGCGTCAGTTGATCAACGTGGCCAACGCGACGAACGGCACGGACGCGGTGAACCTGTCGCAGCTTCAGGCGATGGGCGCGAACGTCAACAGCAGCGGCGTGGTGACGAACAGCTTCGTCGCGTACGACGACACGACCAAAGGCAAGGTAACGTTCGGCGGCACAGGCTCGACCAAGGCCGTGACGTTGACTAACGTGGCCGCCGGCGTGGCGAGTTCGGACGCGGTCAATCTCGGGCAGCTCAAGCAGATGGGCGTGAACGTCGACACCAGCGGCAACGTGACGAACAGCTTCGTTGCCTATGACGACACGACCCAGGATTCCATCACCCTGAAGGGCGCCAACGGAACGAAGCTCACGAAGCTGGCAGCGGCTACGCTGTCGGCGTCGAGCACGGACGCGGTCAACGGCTCGCAGTTGTATTCGACCAACGCGAACGTCGCGAACGTCGCGGGCAACGTGGTGAATTTGACCAACACGGTCAACAACATCGTCGTCAACGGCGGCGGCATCAAGTATTTCCACGTGAATTCGACGCTGACCGACTCGTCGGCAACGGGCACGAATGCGGTGGCGATCGGCGGTGCGGCGAATGCATCCGGCACCAACTCGGTGGCTCTGGGTTCCAACTCGGTGGCGAACCGGTCGAATGCGGTGTCGATCGGCGCGGCGGGTTCGGAGCGTCAGTTGATCAACGTGGCGAACGGTACCAACGCAAACGATGCAGTCAACCTCGCGCAGTTGAAGGCGATGGGCGCGAATATCGACAGCAGCGGTGTCGTGACGAACAGCTTCGTGTCGTACGACGATTCGACGCGCAACAAGGTCACGTTCGGTGGTACTGGCTCGACCGCGCCGGTCGCGTTGACCAACGTCGCGGCAGGCAAGGTCGCGTCGACGAGTAACGATGCCGTGAACGGTTCGCAGCTCTACGGCACGGCGGCGTCGATCGCGGCGGCGATGGGAGGCGGCCAGACGGTGCAGACGAACGGCACGTTGTCGGCACCATCGTTCGACATCGGCGGCACGACTTACCACGACGTCGGCTCCGCACTGGATGCCGTCGACGGGCAGCTCGACCAGATCAACGTGAACTACGCGACCAACCTCAAGTACGTGAAGGTGGTGTCGACGGCGGGCGCGGCGCAGGCGAGCGGTGCGGAAGCGATCGCGATCGGCGGCAACGCGATGGCGACGGGCGACCGTGCGCTGGCCATCGGCGCGGGTTCCAGCGCGCGATACGAGAATTCGACGGCGATCGGCGTGAATGCGACGACGGACGCACCGAACACCGTCTCCGTCGGCGCACGTGGCGCGGAAATGCGGATCACGCACGTCGCCAATGGTCTGGATGCGAACGACGCCGTGACCATGGCGCAGTTGAGCGATCTGCAAAAGCAACTGGTGCAGAACACGTCGCAGGTCAACGGCGTGAAGTCGATGCTGCTGGGCGCGGCGGCGCCGGTGACCGATTACATCAAGGTGAGCTCGGTCGTCACGGGCGGCGGTTTCACGACGGCATCGAACGATCTGAATGCGATGGCGATCGGACCGATGGCGAGTGCAACCGGCGTCGGGGCATTGACGGTCGGTGCGGGTTCCATTGCCGGCAGCGCGGGGTCGACGACGGTCGGTTCGTACGCGGGATCGGGGTCGATCAATTCGACGTCGATCGGTGCGAATGCAACGGTGGGGATGATGTCCGACAATTCGGTGTCGATCGGCTATATGGCCCGTTCCACGGCCATGAACGCGCTTGCCTTGGGCAGCAATACGAACGCGACGGCCGCCGGGGCGATCGCCATGGGCTACGCCGCGTATGTTGCGCCCACCGCGACGAACGGTATGTCGTTCGGTATGAATTCGTCGGTCAGCGCGGCCAACAGCGTGGCGATCGGTTACGGCGCGGTGGCTGACCGTGCCAACACGGTATCGGTGGGTAACAGCAAGCAGGCCAGCCAGATCACCAACGTCGCGGCTGGTACGCAGAATACCGACGCGGTGAACCTCGGTCAGATGTCGGCCGCGATCGCTAATGTCGCCGGCGGCGGTGCACCGAACGCTGTCGTCTATGACACGTCGGCGCATACGTCGATCACGCTCGGCAGCGCGGACGCGCCGGTGCGGATCGCCAACGTCGCCGACGGCGTGGCCAATAACGACGCGGTCAACGTCGAGCAGCTGAAGGCCATGGGCGCGACGATCGGCACGAGCGGCAACGTGACGAACGCGTTCGTCGCCTACGACGACACGACGAAGAGCAAGATCACGCTTGGTGGCGTCGGGTCGACCACCCCGGTCGCGCTGACGAATCTCGCCGCTGGCCAGATCACGTCGAGCAGCAAGGACGCGATCAACGGCGCGCAGTTGTACAACACGGCCAGCAGCGCAGCGGCCGCGTTGGGCGGCGGTTCGACGGTGGGCAGCGACGGCAAGGTCTCGAAGCCGAGCTATACGCTGAACGGCACCACGTACAACGACGTGGGCGCGGCGCTGGTTGCCGCGGCTTCCACCGGCGGTAGCGGCGGTTCGCCGGATGCCGTCAAGTACGACACATCGCTGCACGACAAGCTGACGCTGGGCAATACCGGCACGCCGGTCCTGCTGACGAACGTGGCGCCAGGTCAGCTCACGTCGAACAGCCGCGACGCGGTCAACGGCGCGCAGTTGTACAACGTGGCGAGCAGCACCGCGGCCGCGTTGGGCGGCGGCGCGACGGTGAACACCAGCGGCCAGATCTCGAAGCCGACCTACACGCTCGGCGGCAACACGTTCAACGACGTCGGCTCGGCGCTCGCGGCAGTGGATGCCAAGGCGACCACCGGTTCGGTGAACGGCGTGGTGTACGACACCTCCGCGCACGACATGCTGACGCTGGGCAATGCCGGCACGCCGGTAACGATCGCCAACGTCGCGGCCGCGACCAGCGACGACCAGGCCGTGAACCTCAAGCAATTGAAGGAAGCAGGCCTGAAGGTCGACACGGCGGGCAACGTGATCAACTCGTTCGTCTCCTACGACGACTCGACGCGTACCACGCTGACCTTCAACGCGGGCGGCGCGCCGACCCAGTTGAAGAATGTGGCCGCGGGCACGGATCTGACCGACGCCGTCAACTTCGGTCAGATGCAGTCGTACGTCGCGCAGAACGCGGGCAGCGGCGGCACGGCAAACGGCGTCGCCTACGACGACTCCACGCGCAGTCAGGTGACACTGGGCGGTGTGGGCGCCACGACGCCGGTCACGTTGACGAACGTGGCAGCCGGCGCCAACGCGACGGATGCGGTCAACTACTCGCAGTTCTCGAGCCTTCAGAGCCAGGTGAACAACCTGTCGAACGGCGGCGCGGGCGACACGACGTACGTGAACATCAACGCACCGTCCGGCGGCACGGCGGCGGTGGCCTCGGGCACGGATGCCATCGCGATCGGCAACGGCGCGGCGGCCACCGGCGCGGCCTCCATCGCCATCGGCAAGAACACCGTGACGGCGGGCGACAACTCGGTCGCGATGGGCATGGGTGCCACGGCGCCGAACGCCAACGCGGTCGCGTTGGGCGCGAACTCGACGACGGATCGCGACAACTCGGTATCGGTGGGTTCCGCCGGCTCGACGCGTCAGATCACCAACGTCGCCGCCGGTACGCAGGCCACCGACGCGGTCAATCTCGGTCAGTTGAACAACGCGCTCGGCAGCGTGAACACGTCGATCAACAACGTCGATCGCAATGCGGCCAAGGGTATCGCTTCGGCTTCGGCGTTGAACATCGTCACACCGTATCTGCCGGGTCGCACCACGATCAACGCGGGCATTGCCAACTACCGTGGCTTCCAGGCCGTCGGCCTGGGCGTGTCGCGCTGGAACGAGAAGGGCACGATCAACTACAACCTGGGCGTGTCTTCCTCCGGCGGCAATAGCACCATCGTTCGCGCTGGTATCGGCATTGTCCTCGGCAACTAA
- a CDS encoding pilus assembly protein, with product MKIAPIRRQRKQLGQGMTEYIIIVALIAVSAIGVYSLFGQTLRNQTSGLAVEMSGQNAQSNISTAQTNANTATTNADKTKNMGTYNDSNNAGK from the coding sequence ATGAAAATTGCACCCATTCGCCGGCAGCGCAAACAGCTCGGCCAAGGCATGACGGAATACATCATCATCGTCGCGCTGATCGCCGTCTCCGCCATCGGCGTGTACTCGCTGTTCGGTCAAACGCTGCGTAACCAGACGTCCGGCCTTGCCGTGGAAATGTCCGGCCAGAACGCGCAGAGCAATATCTCGACCGCGCAGACCAACGCGAACACGGCGACGACCAACGCCGACAAGACGAAGAACATGGGTACGTATAACGACAGCAACAACGCCGGCAAATAA
- a CDS encoding pilus assembly protein TadG-related protein, producing the protein MKHSARKGRGRVAGASGQALVPALIFLFAGCIGLYVAFNSFQMTSAKIKLQNTADAAAYSAAVLQARDYNFSAYTNRAMIANQVTAAQVVALKSWIDELDATYSTSELDNTVNWLADHPTRWSTPKQTGHADIAPVREALDAMLPTVARNIGTLNRALSVAQANYHAAVFSAVPDTADDIAQRNQPDTHVTSGYFTSERNAAQLAAWTTYTATVTPAGQVGADDFADVVTAADTLDGFVKNRDSVRSVAPNFQQLNDSADAVCGANSSFTINVTHDGGTQLRNDKSGWQSIDASTAHLKISCVGPIESIAGYGASLNGNLTGFMTHPPFAAWQDWQGYGGYFNFGYTGSATPGWQVPDAMAQAFRDGPGASLDPANGGLLPYQQVNGVQLGNQAPRITIEVTRDSNSLVKTVELKNGAQLGVANHAAAGAIRALSSANAYFVRPDESFLAGSVMGGLLNPDQWARADHRTEYPSLFSPYWQAALAPVSTAERAAAQAAQMATATGVDKR; encoded by the coding sequence ATGAAACACTCTGCCCGCAAGGGCAGGGGCAGGGTCGCCGGCGCCAGCGGGCAGGCGCTGGTCCCTGCACTGATCTTTCTGTTTGCCGGTTGTATCGGCCTCTACGTGGCGTTCAATTCCTTCCAGATGACGAGCGCCAAAATCAAGCTTCAGAACACCGCCGACGCCGCCGCGTACAGCGCAGCCGTGCTGCAGGCGCGTGACTACAATTTTTCCGCGTACACGAACCGGGCCATGATCGCCAACCAGGTCACCGCCGCGCAGGTGGTCGCGCTCAAGTCGTGGATCGACGAGCTCGACGCCACCTATTCGACATCGGAACTCGACAACACCGTCAACTGGCTCGCGGATCACCCGACCCGCTGGAGCACGCCGAAACAGACCGGCCATGCCGACATCGCACCGGTGCGCGAAGCGCTCGACGCGATGCTGCCCACCGTCGCGCGCAACATCGGCACGCTCAACCGCGCGCTGAGTGTCGCGCAGGCCAATTATCACGCCGCGGTCTTCAGCGCGGTGCCCGATACCGCCGACGACATCGCCCAGCGCAATCAGCCCGACACGCACGTGACGAGCGGCTACTTCACGAGCGAACGCAACGCGGCGCAACTCGCGGCGTGGACCACCTACACCGCAACGGTCACCCCAGCCGGGCAAGTCGGCGCGGACGACTTCGCCGATGTCGTGACAGCCGCCGACACCCTCGACGGCTTCGTCAAGAACCGCGATTCCGTGCGCAGCGTCGCACCCAATTTCCAGCAGCTGAACGACAGCGCGGACGCGGTCTGCGGTGCGAACAGTTCGTTCACCATCAACGTCACGCACGACGGCGGCACGCAGCTGCGCAACGACAAATCCGGCTGGCAGTCCATCGACGCGAGCACCGCGCATCTGAAGATCAGTTGCGTCGGCCCGATCGAATCGATCGCCGGTTATGGCGCCAGCCTCAATGGCAACCTGACGGGCTTCATGACCCATCCGCCATTCGCGGCATGGCAGGACTGGCAGGGCTACGGCGGCTATTTCAACTTCGGCTATACCGGCAGCGCCACGCCAGGCTGGCAGGTACCCGACGCGATGGCGCAGGCGTTCCGCGACGGTCCCGGCGCATCGCTCGATCCTGCCAACGGCGGCCTGTTGCCGTACCAGCAGGTCAACGGCGTTCAGCTCGGCAATCAGGCGCCGCGCATCACCATCGAAGTCACGCGCGACAGCAACAGCCTCGTCAAAACCGTGGAGTTGAAGAACGGCGCACAACTCGGCGTCGCGAATCACGCGGCGGCTGGTGCGATCCGTGCGCTGTCGAGCGCCAACGCGTACTTCGTGCGTCCGGACGAGTCGTTCCTCGCCGGATCGGTCATGGGTGGTTTGCTCAACCCCGACCAGTGGGCGCGCGCCGACCATAGGACCGAATATCCGAGCCTGTTCAGCCCGTACTGGCAGGCCGCGCTCGCACCGGTCAGCACGGCTGAGCGCGCGGCGGCCCAGGCAGCGCAAATGGCAACGGCAACCGGAGTCGATAAACGATGA